Part of the Methylovirgula sp. 4M-Z18 genome is shown below.
CTTGTGGCTGAACGAGAAGGCGGTTTCTGGCTGGATTGCCCGCGCGAACTGGCGGCTGACCTCACCAGGCGGCTAACCTTCTATAAATTGCGCGCGAAAGTCGTCATCGAGGACATGAGCGCGTCACACGCGGTGCTGGCCCACTGGGGCGAGGCCGCAGGCGGGCTTGTCGACGGCCGCCACCTCGATCTTGGTACGCGCGAAATCGTCGCTGCGGGTACGGCCGGTGGAGATGCCTTGGCTTACGAAGCGCACCGCATCGCCCTCGGCATCCCGAAAGGCGGGGTGGATTTTGCCTATGGCGAGACCTTCCCGCACGACGCCGATCTCGACCTGCTGCACGGCGTCGACTTCAAAAAGGGCTGTTATGTCGGCCAAGAGGTCGTCTCGCGCGTCGAGCATCGCGGCACCGCTCGCAAGCGGATTCTGCCCGTGCGTTTCGAGGGCGGAGCGCCAGCCGTCGGCACCGAGATCCGGGCCGGGGAGCAGGCGATTGGCACGATGGGATCGAGTGCCGATGGGCACGGTCTTGCCAGTTTCCGGGTTGACAGGCTGCAGGAGGCGCAAGAGGCTGGCGCCAAAGTGATGGCTGCGGCGACGGAGCTGCAGCCGCTGCAGCTTAATCGCGCCGCTGCCGCGACGGTCCAATAGATCATGACCAAGAAGCCCGTTCGCCCCGAAGTGAAAAATCCCGCCCGGCCCCTCGAGCCGATTCTGTATCCCGACGGCAAGACGCGCTGCCCCTGGCCGGGGAGCGACCCGCTTTACGTCGCCTATCACGACACCGAATGGGGCGTGCCGGAATGGGAGTCGCGCGCCTTATTCGAAAAACTGCTGCTCGACGGTTTCCAGGCCGGCCTGTCCTGGATCACGATTCTGCGCAAGCGCGACGCATTCCGCACCGCGTTCGACGGGTTCGATCCCGAGCGCATCGCCCGCTATACGCAGAAAAAGCTCGAGCGCCTGATGCAAAACGAGGGAATCGTCCGCAATCGCGCTAAGATCGAATCCTCGATTACCAGTGCGCGCGCTTATTTGGAGCTGGAAGAAAAGATTGGATTTTCCAGTTACTTATGGGGATTTGTTGATGGCCGCCCGCAACAGAACGGCTTTCGAAAAATCACGGAGGTGCCGGCGCAAACTGCCGTGAGCGAGAAAATCTCCAAGGACTTGAAAGCTCGCGGCTTTAATTTCGTCGGCCCGACCATCGTGTATGCCTTCATGCAGGCCTGCGGGCTGGTGAACGATCATCTCGTGGGCTGCTTCCGCTACGAAGAATGCGCCGCCCTGGCAAAGGGTCGCTAAAATGAAAAACGATCGGGCGCCGCGCGCGTGGCAGCGCATGTTGTCCGGCCGCCGGCTCGATCTGCTCGATCCGTCGCCTTTCGATGTGGAGATCGAGGACATCGCCCACGGATTAGCCAGGGTCGCACGCTGGAACGGGCAGACGATTGGGCCGCATATCTTTTCGGTTGCCCAGCATTCGTTGCTTGTGGAGCGGATTTTAACCGCCGCCCATCCGGATTTGCCTGCCTCCATCCGGCTCGCCGCTCTGCTGCACGACGCGCCGGAATATGTCGTGGGTGACCTCATTTCGCCGTTCAAGGCGGTGTTGGGGGATGCTTACAAGGCGATCGAATTGCGCATCCTGACGGCGGTGCATCTGCGGTTCTCCCTGCCGGCGATATTGCCGGAGGCGACGAGCGCCAAAATCAAGGAGGCGGACAGGGCGGCAGCCTTCATCGAGGCGGTGCGGCTGGCCGGCTTTTCGGTGGCCGAGGCGGAAACCTTCTTCGGCCGACCGCATATCAAGGTGCGTGGTCTCGATGGGCTGTTGCTGCCGCAATCCTCGGATGCGGCTGAGGCGGCGTTCATGCAGCACTTCCGGGCAGTGGAAGCGCAGATGGGATGACGCGCCGCATTGCCCTCTAGATTCTTGTTCGAGCGATCTCATGTCCATCATCCATGTCTGCCCCCTTTCCAAAATCGGCATGATCGCCCCCGCGGTCGGCGCCCGGTCGCTGGTCACGTTTCTGAACGTCGGGACTCCGGTCACGCGCCCGGCCTGCATTGCGCCTGAACGGCACCTCATCGTCGGTCTCTCCGACATCGTCGCACCTCTGGACGGTCACGTGCTGCCACACGATGGCCATGTCCGACAGTTCTTGCATTTCATGGAGGCTTGGGACGGGGCAGATCCGGTCCTGATTCATTGTTACGCGGGCGTCAGCCGCTCGACCGCGGCGGCCTTTATCGCCGCCTGCGCCCTGCGGCCGGACCAGTCGGAGCAGGATTACGCACTGCGGGTGCGTGCGCTGTCGCCTACCGCAACGCCGAATCTGCGCCTCGTCGCCATCGCCGACGATTTGCTCGGCCGGAACGGCCGGATGGTCGATGCGGTCAAGGCGATCGGCCGCGGGGTGGAATGTTTCGAAGGCGTGCCCTTTGGCCTTGAGATCGGGCCGGGCAAAGAAAAGCCGGCCAGGTTGTCCTAGCCGGCGGCAAATCCCGAAAGACGAGAAGATGGCTTACATGTGGTGATGGTGGTGCATCATGTGATGATGGTGGTGGTGATGATGCATGATCACCATGTGATGATGATGGTGGTGACGCACCACGATACGCGCCGCCTCCGCGCTCGACGCAAGGCCGATGAACGCGATCAGAGCGGCGCCAGCCAGGATGATCTTCTTCAACATGGGCATCTCCCAGAAATAACCTAATTGGCGGCGTGCGCCTGAGCGGCACCAGCCGGGCAACTGTGCTAGCACCGGCCTTCCGGCGCGACAAGGCGCAAAATGGACCAAATTGGGGCGGTCGGCTATTCACTTTCCCGCGAGGGGAAATTCATTAAAACCTTGCATGCCGGACGCAACGTGCCCAAATACAGAACAGAATTCAATAACGTACCTGTTGCCGCTGAATTCCCGTTTGGGAGCGCGTCACTGGGACGTGAGCAGGACAGGTTTTTAGAACATGCGTGACCCTTATGACGTTCTGGGTGTGCCGAAATCCGCCGCGGCGGCGGAGATCAAGAAGGCGTTTCGGCGGCTCGCCAAGACTTATCATCCGGATCAGAACAAGTCGGACCCCAAAGCCAAGGAAAAGTTTGCCGAAGTGAACGCGGCCTATGAAATCCTGGGCGATGAGAAGAAGCGGGGTCAGTTCGACCGTGGCGAGATCGATGCTGAAGGCAAGCCGCGCTTTCAGGGCTTCCCTGGCGGCGGCTTCGGCGGCGGCCCGCGGCCGGGCGGGCCGCAGGGCTTCGAATTCGATTTCGGCGGCGGCCGGGTCGGGCCGGGCTTCGATGCGGGCGATATTTTTGCCGATCTGTTCGGCGGAGGCGCGGCGTCGCGGACCCGCGGCCGCCGAGCGGCACCGGCCGGCGAGGATATTCCGCTGACCGCGAGCATTAGCCTCGCCGAATCGGTCAACGGCACGAAAACGCGCGTGGTTTTACCGACCGGTAAGACGCTGGAAGTGCCAATTCCGGCTGGGATCGAAGATGGCAAACAGTTGCGTCTGAAGGGCCAGGGGCAGCCTTCGCCGCTCGGCGGACCGGCCGGCGATGCGATCGTGACCGTGCATATCGCCAAACATCCGTATTTCCGGGTCGATGGCAGCGATTTGCGGCTCGACCTCCCGATCACCCTCTATGAGGCGGTGCTGGGTGGCAAAGTGACGGTGCCGACCCTCACCGGCGCCGTCGAACTCGGCGTGCCGGCCGGCTCCAATGGTGGGCGAACCCTGCGCCTGCGGGGCAAGGGTCTGCCCAAAGCCGGCGGCGCGGGCGATTTGCTCGTCACCCTGCGAATCATCTTGCCGGACGAAGCCGACCCCGATCTGCAGGCGCTTATGCGGCAATGGCAGGAGAAAAAGTCTTACGATCCACGTCACGACTTGAAATGAACCGTGATTGGCGGCATGGGGTAGGGCCTGATAAGCGGGTAAGCAGCCGAACTGGCGCTCGGCGGCAGGGGCCTTGGCTCTCCATTAAGGCTTGGGTAAAGGAAAGCCGCTAACCTTCAGCGTATCACGATCATGCAGGACGCGCGTTTCAAGATGACGACAGTGGAAAATTCGGCGGTGCCCGCTTACGGGCAAGGAGTGCTCACCGGTAAGCGCGGTCTCGTGATGGGCGTTGCCAATAACCGCTCGATCGCCTGGGGCATCGCCAAGGCGGCGCGTGATGCCGGCGCGGAACTCGCCTTCACCTACCAGGGCGAGGCCTTGGAAAAGCGGGTGCGTCCGCTTGCGGAGGAGCTTGGCGCCCACGTGGTCGGCCATTGCGATGTGACCGATGGCGCTTCGATCGACGCGGTTTTCGCCGAGGTCGAAAAATTGTGGGGCAAGCTCGACTTCCTCGTGCATTGCATCGCCTTCGCCGACAAGAACGAGTTGACCGGCCGTTACATTGATACGAGCGAAGCCAATTTCACCAATTCCATGCTGATCTCGTGCTATTCGTTCACGGCGGTCGCGCAGCGCGCCGAGAAGCTGATGAGCGATGGCGGCTCGATGCTGACCTTGACCTATTACGGGGCCGAAAAATGGATGCCGCATTACAATGTCATGGGCGTCGCCAAAGCGGCTTTGGAAGCCTCGGTGCGCTATCTCGCGGCCGACTTGGGCGAAAAGGCGATCCGCGTCAACGCGATTTCCGCCGGCACGATCAAGACGCTCGCTGCTTCCGGCATTGGCGATTTCCGCTACATCTTGCGCTGGAACGAATATAATGCCCCGCTGCGCCGCACCGTGACGATCGAAGAGGTCGGCGAAAGCGCCGTCTATCTGCTCTCGCCCATGGCGCGCGGTGTCACCGGCGAGATCCTGCATGTCGATGCCGGCTACCATGTGGTCGGCATGAAGAATCCCTCGGCGCCCGACATTACCGTCGGCGCCAAGGACTAATAGCGGCGTCGACGCATCCGGAGCGGTAACAGGCGCTGTTTGCTGCACGGAGCAGATTGCCCCGCGCGAATCCCTTTGTCTCTCGCATGCCCTTTCCCCTCCCTCACCGCCTCATCTTCATGCGCCACGGCGAGACCGACTGGAATCGCGAGGGGCGGTTGCAGGGCCAGCGCGATGTGCCGCTGAATGCGCGGGGACGCGATCAGGCACGCGGCGTCGGGGCAGACTTGCGGCAACTTGTCGGTGATGGCCGTCAAGTCGATTTCATTGCCTCGCCGCTCGAGCGCACCCGCGAGACGATGGAACTGGCGCGTCACTCGGCCGGGTTCTTGCCGGCCGATACCTATGCAATGGACGATCGCCTGAAGGAGATCTCGTTCGGCGACTGGGAGGGCACGACCTGGGACGAACTCGCGGCACGCGATCCCGCCCGCGTGCGCGAGCGCAAACGCGACAAATGGGGCTACGTGCCGCCGGGTGGCGAGAGCTACGCCATGTTGGCCGAGCGAGTTCGCCCCTGGCTCGAGAGTCTTTCCGGAGACACGGTCACGGTTGCACATGGCGGCGTCGCCCGCGCGCTCATGGTGCTTCTGGCCGACACGGAGCCTGTGCAGGCCATGCGGGAACTGATTCACCAGGGGCGGATCTTGTTGTTCGAAGGCGGCGCGTTCCGCTGGGTGTGACCCCCTCCGGGGTGATGCTCTATTCCGCTGGCTC
Proteins encoded:
- the ygfZ gene encoding CAF17-like 4Fe-4S cluster assembly/insertion protein YgfZ, with amino-acid sequence MPTALLSDRGVVRVSGADARGFLQGLLTCDMDKISKDSMSYGALLTPQGKILFDFLVAEREGGFWLDCPRELAADLTRRLTFYKLRAKVVIEDMSASHAVLAHWGEAAGGLVDGRHLDLGTREIVAAGTAGGDALAYEAHRIALGIPKGGVDFAYGETFPHDADLDLLHGVDFKKGCYVGQEVVSRVEHRGTARKRILPVRFEGGAPAVGTEIRAGEQAIGTMGSSADGHGLASFRVDRLQEAQEAGAKVMAAATELQPLQLNRAAAATVQ
- a CDS encoding DNA-3-methyladenine glycosylase I, coding for MTKKPVRPEVKNPARPLEPILYPDGKTRCPWPGSDPLYVAYHDTEWGVPEWESRALFEKLLLDGFQAGLSWITILRKRDAFRTAFDGFDPERIARYTQKKLERLMQNEGIVRNRAKIESSITSARAYLELEEKIGFSSYLWGFVDGRPQQNGFRKITEVPAQTAVSEKISKDLKARGFNFVGPTIVYAFMQACGLVNDHLVGCFRYEECAALAKGR
- a CDS encoding HD family hydrolase, encoding MKNDRAPRAWQRMLSGRRLDLLDPSPFDVEIEDIAHGLARVARWNGQTIGPHIFSVAQHSLLVERILTAAHPDLPASIRLAALLHDAPEYVVGDLISPFKAVLGDAYKAIELRILTAVHLRFSLPAILPEATSAKIKEADRAAAFIEAVRLAGFSVAEAETFFGRPHIKVRGLDGLLLPQSSDAAEAAFMQHFRAVEAQMG
- a CDS encoding tyrosine phosphatase family protein is translated as MSIIHVCPLSKIGMIAPAVGARSLVTFLNVGTPVTRPACIAPERHLIVGLSDIVAPLDGHVLPHDGHVRQFLHFMEAWDGADPVLIHCYAGVSRSTAAAFIAACALRPDQSEQDYALRVRALSPTATPNLRLVAIADDLLGRNGRMVDAVKAIGRGVECFEGVPFGLEIGPGKEKPARLS
- a CDS encoding DnaJ C-terminal domain-containing protein → MRDPYDVLGVPKSAAAAEIKKAFRRLAKTYHPDQNKSDPKAKEKFAEVNAAYEILGDEKKRGQFDRGEIDAEGKPRFQGFPGGGFGGGPRPGGPQGFEFDFGGGRVGPGFDAGDIFADLFGGGAASRTRGRRAAPAGEDIPLTASISLAESVNGTKTRVVLPTGKTLEVPIPAGIEDGKQLRLKGQGQPSPLGGPAGDAIVTVHIAKHPYFRVDGSDLRLDLPITLYEAVLGGKVTVPTLTGAVELGVPAGSNGGRTLRLRGKGLPKAGGAGDLLVTLRIILPDEADPDLQALMRQWQEKKSYDPRHDLK
- the fabI gene encoding enoyl-ACP reductase FabI — protein: MTTVENSAVPAYGQGVLTGKRGLVMGVANNRSIAWGIAKAARDAGAELAFTYQGEALEKRVRPLAEELGAHVVGHCDVTDGASIDAVFAEVEKLWGKLDFLVHCIAFADKNELTGRYIDTSEANFTNSMLISCYSFTAVAQRAEKLMSDGGSMLTLTYYGAEKWMPHYNVMGVAKAALEASVRYLAADLGEKAIRVNAISAGTIKTLAASGIGDFRYILRWNEYNAPLRRTVTIEEVGESAVYLLSPMARGVTGEILHVDAGYHVVGMKNPSAPDITVGAKD
- a CDS encoding histidine phosphatase family protein, yielding MPFPLPHRLIFMRHGETDWNREGRLQGQRDVPLNARGRDQARGVGADLRQLVGDGRQVDFIASPLERTRETMELARHSAGFLPADTYAMDDRLKEISFGDWEGTTWDELAARDPARVRERKRDKWGYVPPGGESYAMLAERVRPWLESLSGDTVTVAHGGVARALMVLLADTEPVQAMRELIHQGRILLFEGGAFRWV